In Methanofollis sp. UBA420, one DNA window encodes the following:
- a CDS encoding permease, whose amino-acid sequence MSALMTAGGFFAVITAELVLLFIGISFLVGLLHEYIPEERIRAVLAGRGRGTGHFIGAGFGALTPFCSCSTIPILLGLLDAGIPFGVCMSFLIASPLLNPVILSLLVALVGVVPTAVYAGITFLAAVGLGALLGRLGYGRYVKDVMVERDGGCACTAENGHGPRLGRALAFALSLFRHVFPYLLLGAGIGAFIYGFVPEDLIVGLAGPGNPLAIPAAALIGVPMYIRAETIIPISAVLLEKGMGIGAVMALIIGGAGASIPELTLLAAIFEKRLVAVFAGVVLGVAVLTGAAFSLLAAGGMI is encoded by the coding sequence GTGTCGGCGCTCATGACGGCAGGCGGGTTCTTCGCGGTGATCACCGCGGAGCTCGTCCTCCTCTTCATCGGGATCTCCTTCCTCGTCGGCCTCCTCCACGAGTACATCCCTGAGGAGAGGATCCGGGCGGTGCTCGCGGGTCGCGGCCGGGGGACAGGGCACTTTATCGGCGCGGGGTTCGGGGCCCTCACCCCCTTCTGCTCCTGCTCGACGATCCCGATCCTCCTCGGCCTCCTGGACGCGGGCATCCCCTTCGGCGTCTGCATGTCCTTCCTCATCGCCTCGCCCCTCCTGAACCCGGTCATCCTCTCCCTCCTCGTCGCCCTGGTCGGCGTCGTGCCGACCGCGGTCTACGCGGGGATCACCTTCCTCGCGGCCGTGGGCCTCGGCGCCCTCCTCGGGCGGCTCGGCTACGGGCGGTACGTGAAGGACGTGATGGTGGAGAGGGACGGAGGGTGCGCATGCACCGCGGAGAACGGCCACGGCCCGCGCCTCGGGCGGGCCCTCGCCTTCGCCCTCTCCCTCTTCAGGCACGTCTTCCCGTACCTCCTCCTCGGCGCCGGGATCGGGGCCTTCATCTACGGCTTCGTCCCCGAAGACCTCATCGTTGGCCTTGCCGGGCCAGGCAACCCCCTCGCCATCCCGGCGGCCGCCCTGATCGGCGTCCCGATGTACATCAGGGCCGAGACGATCATCCCGATCTCGGCCGTCCTGCTGGAAAAGGGGATGGGCATCGGGGCGGTGATGGCCCTGATCATCGGCGGCGCCGGGGCGAGCATCCCCGAACTCACCCTGCTCGCCGCGATCTTCGAGAAGAGACTCGTCGCCGTCTTCGCCGGCGTGGTCCTCGGCGTCGCCGTCCTCACGGGCGCGGCCTTCTCCCTGCTCGCGGCAGGGGGCATGATCTGA
- a CDS encoding metalloregulator ArsR/SmtB family transcription factor translates to MPIPEPVEGDLARVGGIEGLTRLLPDGETLALRSQQFHALSDPVRLKILLLLAVQPLCVCVIREVVAVADSRLSYHLNVLKKAGLIAGESRGNWIIYSLTAEGEKFAALLAGQGRA, encoded by the coding sequence ATGCCAATTCCTGAACCTGTTGAAGGCGACCTCGCACGGGTCGGCGGTATAGAGGGCCTCACGCGCCTGCTCCCCGACGGGGAGACGCTTGCGCTGCGGTCGCAGCAGTTCCATGCCCTCTCCGATCCCGTGCGCCTGAAGATCCTCCTCCTCCTTGCCGTCCAGCCCCTCTGCGTCTGCGTGATCAGGGAGGTGGTCGCGGTCGCCGACTCGCGCCTCTCGTACCACCTCAATGTGCTCAAAAAAGCCGGCCTGATCGCGGGAGAATCTCGCGGGAACTGGATCATCTACTCCCTCACCGCGGAGGGAGAGAAGTTTGCCGCCCTCCTTGCCGGTCAGGGGAGGGCATAG
- a CDS encoding iron-containing alcohol dehydrogenase has protein sequence MDDCRVLRKFFAPEFVFGEGAMRLAGRYALNFGIRHILLVTDPFVRTMPWFEEICTGLDDAAIAWTLYSDVSSNPRSGEVMAGAGVYADAGCRGILAVGGGSAIDCAKGIGVVSSNQDHILTFEGVDRVPLPGPPLICVPTTAGSAADVSQFAIITDERARRKAAIISKAVVPDISLLDPLPLVTQPREVTVASGMDTLSHAIEAYVSNASSAMTDLHARTAVDLVVRSLPVAAARPADLDARSMTMLASLHAGLAFSNASVGAVHAMAHAVGSLHDFSHGLANALLLEHVVAYNYPAAADRYGDIERIMGPSGEGDTHTLSERIHEFRSSLGIRGTLRETGATLAEIPLLARRAMADPCMVTNPRRPKEDEIAEVYEAAF, from the coding sequence GTGGACGACTGCCGTGTGTTGAGAAAGTTCTTTGCTCCTGAGTTTGTTTTTGGAGAAGGGGCGATGCGCCTTGCCGGTCGGTACGCACTGAACTTCGGCATCAGGCATATCCTGCTCGTCACCGATCCGTTTGTCCGCACCATGCCGTGGTTCGAGGAGATATGCACGGGCCTCGACGACGCGGCGATCGCATGGACTCTGTACTCCGACGTCTCCTCGAACCCACGGTCGGGCGAGGTGATGGCCGGCGCCGGCGTCTATGCCGACGCCGGGTGCCGGGGGATCCTGGCCGTGGGCGGGGGAAGCGCAATAGACTGCGCCAAAGGGATCGGGGTCGTATCCTCCAACCAGGACCATATCCTGACATTCGAGGGCGTGGACCGCGTGCCGCTACCGGGCCCGCCCCTCATCTGCGTCCCGACGACGGCAGGCAGTGCCGCCGACGTCTCCCAGTTTGCGATCATCACCGACGAGCGTGCACGGCGGAAGGCGGCCATCATCAGCAAGGCTGTTGTCCCCGACATCTCTCTTCTCGACCCTCTCCCCCTTGTCACCCAGCCGCGGGAGGTGACGGTCGCCTCGGGTATGGACACCCTGAGCCACGCGATCGAGGCCTATGTCTCGAACGCGAGTTCTGCCATGACCGACCTTCATGCCCGCACTGCGGTCGACCTCGTCGTCCGGTCTCTCCCTGTCGCTGCCGCTCGCCCTGCCGACCTCGACGCACGCTCCATGACGATGCTCGCATCCCTTCATGCAGGACTTGCCTTCTCCAATGCAAGCGTCGGGGCGGTCCACGCCATGGCCCATGCCGTCGGCAGCCTTCACGACTTCTCCCACGGCCTTGCAAACGCACTCCTCCTTGAGCACGTCGTCGCCTACAACTATCCTGCGGCCGCGGACCGGTACGGGGACATCGAGAGGATCATGGGGCCTTCCGGCGAGGGCGACACGCACACACTTTCTGAACGTATCCACGAATTCAGGTCTTCGCTCGGCATCCGCGGCACCCTCCGCGAGACAGGCGCCACGCTCGCCGAGATACCTCTTCTGGCCAGGAGGGCGATGGCCGACCCCTGCATGGTGACCAACCCGAGGCGGCCGAAAGAAGACGAGATCGCGGAGGTCTATGAAGCAGCCTTCTGA
- the aspS gene encoding aspartate--tRNA(Asn) ligase yields the protein MRTPINEVTPETGRAEVAGWVHEIRDLGGLTFFLIRDRTGIIQVTVVKKKASEAVLQAAKAVSRESIVRVSGTVKPIEKAPGGRELTPETFEIVSPCESPLPLDVVEKVPADLDTRLDARFLDVRKPRVAAIFKIRSAVTAATYEFFSKRGYYNITSPKVVAAATEGGTELFPIAYFEKEAFLNQSPQLYKQMMMAAGFEKVFEIGPIFRAEEHNTVRHLNEATSIDVEVSFADHNDVMKVLEDLVSHQYATVAETCSDALADLGVEFEVPKAPFPRIPYADAIDIAAKKIDEPIAYGDDLSTPSERAIGEEMGEHYFIVDWPSAIRPYYAMPYEDDPSICKAFDMMHPRMELSSGAQRVHQYDLLVDQIKAKGLSPESFEFYLQPFRYGMPPHAGWGMGMERLIMTMLGLQNIREAVLFPRDRHRVVP from the coding sequence ATGCGTACTCCCATCAACGAGGTAACTCCCGAAACAGGGCGTGCCGAGGTTGCCGGCTGGGTCCACGAGATCCGGGACCTTGGCGGGCTCACCTTCTTCCTGATCCGCGACCGGACCGGGATCATCCAGGTCACTGTCGTCAAGAAGAAGGCATCCGAAGCCGTTCTCCAGGCCGCGAAGGCTGTCTCCCGCGAATCGATCGTCCGCGTCAGCGGGACCGTGAAGCCGATCGAGAAGGCGCCGGGCGGCCGCGAGCTCACCCCCGAGACCTTTGAGATCGTCTCCCCCTGCGAGAGCCCCCTGCCCCTCGACGTCGTCGAGAAGGTGCCGGCCGACCTCGACACCAGGCTCGACGCCCGGTTCCTCGACGTGCGGAAGCCCAGGGTCGCCGCGATCTTCAAGATCAGGAGCGCGGTCACCGCCGCCACCTACGAGTTCTTCTCGAAGCGCGGCTATTACAATATCACCTCCCCGAAGGTCGTCGCAGCGGCGACCGAGGGCGGCACAGAACTCTTCCCGATCGCCTACTTCGAGAAGGAGGCCTTCCTCAACCAGAGCCCGCAGCTCTACAAGCAGATGATGATGGCCGCCGGTTTCGAGAAGGTCTTCGAGATCGGGCCGATCTTCAGGGCCGAGGAGCACAACACGGTCAGGCACCTCAACGAGGCGACGTCCATCGATGTCGAGGTTTCGTTCGCCGACCACAACGACGTCATGAAGGTCCTGGAAGACCTTGTCTCCCACCAGTACGCCACCGTCGCGGAAACCTGCTCCGACGCTCTCGCCGACCTCGGCGTCGAGTTCGAGGTCCCGAAGGCGCCTTTCCCCCGCATCCCGTACGCCGATGCGATCGATATCGCGGCAAAGAAGATCGACGAACCGATCGCCTACGGCGACGACCTCTCCACACCGTCTGAGAGGGCGATCGGCGAGGAGATGGGCGAGCACTACTTCATCGTGGACTGGCCGAGTGCGATCAGGCCGTACTACGCGATGCCGTACGAGGACGACCCGTCCATCTGCAAGGCCTTCGACATGATGCACCCGCGTATGGAACTCTCTTCGGGCGCCCAGCGCGTCCACCAGTACGACCTCCTGGTCGACCAGATCAAGGCAAAAGGATTAAGCCCGGAGAGCTTCGAGTTCTATCTCCAGCCCTTCAGGTACGGCATGCCACCCCACGCAGGTTGGGGCATGGGCATGGAGCGGCTGATCATGACGATGCTCGGTCTCCAGAACATCAGAGAGGCCGTTCTCTTCCCGCGTGATAGGCACAGAGTCGTCCCATGA
- a CDS encoding methionine synthase, translating into MNFISKVLPTTVVGSYPVVKAGGLRSLLDPLHGAVETAVADQVRAGVDIISDGQVRGDMITAFVSRLPGIRGQSVIGRIEPPDKPLTVADTKYALSKHPKVKGIITGPSTLAHGLRIETPAYRGRDEVVLDLAQALATEARALQAAGVTMIQIDEPIFSTGAADLGVGRQAVDLITSVLRIPSCLHVCGNLESAIDDILKIQVSVLDFEFSENRENLEILSTKDLKGRPVGYGCVASADPGVESMEAIEKRIERGIDVFGAENMLIDPDCGLRMLERDVAYEKLSAMVKAAAVLRAEY; encoded by the coding sequence ATGAACTTTATCTCGAAGGTCCTGCCGACCACGGTCGTCGGGAGTTACCCGGTCGTCAAGGCCGGGGGGCTCCGCTCTCTCCTCGACCCCCTGCACGGGGCTGTCGAGACAGCGGTTGCCGACCAGGTCCGCGCCGGCGTCGATATCATCTCGGACGGCCAGGTGCGGGGCGACATGATCACGGCGTTCGTCTCCCGTCTGCCCGGCATCAGGGGACAGAGCGTCATCGGCAGGATCGAGCCCCCTGACAAACCCCTCACCGTCGCGGACACGAAGTATGCCCTCTCGAAGCACCCGAAGGTGAAGGGGATCATCACCGGCCCCTCGACACTGGCCCATGGCCTGCGGATCGAGACGCCGGCGTACAGGGGGCGGGACGAGGTGGTTCTGGACCTTGCGCAGGCCCTTGCCACGGAGGCGCGGGCCCTCCAGGCCGCCGGCGTGACGATGATCCAGATCGACGAACCGATCTTTTCCACCGGCGCCGCCGACCTTGGCGTCGGCAGGCAGGCGGTGGACCTGATCACCTCGGTGCTCCGCATCCCTTCCTGCCTCCATGTCTGCGGGAACCTCGAGAGTGCGATCGACGACATCCTGAAGATCCAGGTCTCTGTCCTCGACTTCGAGTTCTCCGAGAACAGGGAGAACCTCGAAATCCTCTCGACGAAGGACCTGAAAGGGAGGCCGGTCGGCTACGGCTGCGTCGCCTCCGCCGATCCCGGCGTCGAGAGCATGGAAGCGATCGAGAAGAGGATCGAACGGGGTATCGACGTCTTCGGCGCCGAGAACATGCTCATCGACCCCGACTGCGGCCTCCGGATGCTTGAGAGAGATGTGGCCTACGAGAAACTCTCCGCGATGGTGAAGGCCGCCGCGGTCCTCAGGGCCGAATACTGA
- a CDS encoding RAD55 family ATPase, producing the protein MDREKQRSTGLVGLDLVLEGGIPKGTVIIVAGTPTNGLDLFARQFWKGDPDNPEEGTYLMLDGKIEEGMTDAREIPPDQYPAHMHGQRIVIDSLSSIILRHGIDDAVDLVTRGLREKVAEGANVALIMYLGIHRKADENKLIRSVDGYIELKQGIEGSEVERMLGVFKMVGVELPRQLVPYNITADGLELSTTKRVV; encoded by the coding sequence TTGGACAGGGAAAAGCAGCGTTCAACCGGTCTTGTCGGTCTCGACCTGGTTCTGGAGGGGGGGATACCGAAGGGAACGGTGATCATCGTCGCAGGCACACCCACAAATGGACTCGACCTTTTCGCCCGTCAGTTCTGGAAGGGAGACCCTGACAACCCCGAGGAGGGGACATACCTGATGCTCGACGGGAAGATCGAGGAGGGGATGACCGACGCGCGGGAGATACCGCCCGACCAGTACCCCGCACATATGCACGGCCAGCGGATCGTCATCGACTCTCTCTCAAGCATCATCCTCAGGCACGGCATCGACGATGCCGTCGACCTCGTGACCCGCGGGCTGCGGGAGAAGGTGGCGGAGGGGGCGAACGTGGCGCTCATCATGTACCTCGGCATCCACCGGAAGGCAGACGAGAACAAGCTGATCAGGTCGGTTGACGGCTACATCGAACTCAAACAGGGAATCGAGGGCTCCGAGGTGGAAAGGATGCTCGGCGTCTTCAAGATGGTCGGGGTAGAACTCCCCAGGCAACTCGTCCCATACAATATCACCGCCGATGGACTCGAACTCTCGACGACAAAGAGAGTCGTCTGA
- a CDS encoding class I adenylate-forming enzyme family protein yields the protein MPNITTFLDVNARYCSGPAFIFAKDGRTYTFREMREAACRLAGGLSALGIKKGDRVCIYLDTSPEYLLSYLAIWRIGAVAVPTNAVYHADEVRYALADSGAAAVITDTAGAPTVRAVRDDCPDLDHVCIVGAAGEGETAWDDLLRADPLERAVDCSFDDLCQLQYTSGTTGRPKGAMLTQGNWMSALATEREVLDLREGDVYLGIYPMGHVGLSWGLSVLKAGGTCVCMDRYDPEAYVRLAAEHRVTVLSAMPPVIHTLIRSKPGTEEALKQVRCIISGGGPLLPVIWAEFDRRFGIPVVNAYGLSETIVVGSATAVIPAHYSLHKGYLSVGAPVGYAEARIVAADDPGRDLPAGEVGEVALRGPAVAKGYWGMPEATERAFLPEGWFLTGDLGYLDEDGVLFVTDRKKDMIIMSGWKIYPTEVENVIVEHPKVADVAIFARPDERRGEIPVAAVVFNPGEGMTLDDLTIYCQERLAGYKVPRDMVVLDHLPRVSGWKLLRRTLREMYPASSGN from the coding sequence ATGCCAAATATCACCACATTTCTTGATGTAAACGCCCGGTACTGTTCCGGCCCCGCCTTTATCTTTGCGAAGGACGGCCGGACGTACACCTTCAGGGAGATGCGGGAGGCCGCCTGCCGCCTTGCCGGCGGCCTCTCCGCTCTCGGCATAAAAAAAGGCGACCGTGTCTGTATCTACCTCGACACTTCGCCCGAATATCTCCTCTCGTACCTTGCGATCTGGCGGATCGGCGCCGTCGCCGTCCCGACGAACGCGGTCTATCATGCAGACGAGGTGAGGTACGCCCTCGCCGACTCCGGGGCCGCGGCCGTGATCACCGACACCGCCGGCGCTCCCACCGTGCGGGCGGTCAGGGACGACTGCCCTGACCTCGACCACGTCTGCATCGTCGGCGCCGCGGGAGAGGGCGAGACGGCATGGGACGACCTCCTCCGCGCTGACCCCCTGGAGAGGGCGGTCGACTGCTCCTTCGACGACCTCTGCCAGCTCCAGTACACCTCGGGGACGACCGGGCGCCCGAAAGGGGCGATGCTCACCCAGGGCAACTGGATGTCCGCCCTTGCGACAGAGCGCGAGGTCCTCGACCTGCGGGAAGGGGACGTCTACCTCGGCATCTACCCGATGGGCCATGTCGGCCTCTCCTGGGGGCTCTCCGTCCTGAAGGCCGGAGGAACCTGTGTCTGCATGGACCGCTACGACCCGGAGGCGTACGTGCGCCTCGCGGCCGAACACCGGGTGACGGTGCTCTCGGCAATGCCGCCGGTGATCCACACCCTCATCCGCTCGAAACCCGGGACAGAGGAGGCGCTGAAGCAGGTCAGGTGCATCATCTCCGGCGGAGGGCCCCTCCTGCCGGTGATATGGGCAGAGTTCGACAGGCGTTTCGGCATCCCGGTGGTGAACGCCTACGGCCTCTCCGAGACGATCGTCGTCGGGTCGGCGACCGCGGTCATCCCGGCCCACTACTCTCTTCACAAGGGGTACCTGAGCGTCGGGGCGCCGGTCGGGTATGCCGAGGCGAGGATCGTCGCCGCGGACGACCCCGGCCGCGACCTCCCTGCCGGCGAGGTCGGCGAGGTCGCCCTGCGGGGGCCGGCGGTCGCGAAGGGCTACTGGGGCATGCCCGAGGCGACGGAGCGGGCCTTCCTCCCGGAAGGCTGGTTCCTGACCGGCGACCTCGGCTACCTTGACGAAGACGGCGTCCTCTTCGTCACCGACCGGAAGAAGGACATGATCATCATGTCTGGCTGGAAGATCTACCCGACAGAGGTGGAGAACGTCATCGTCGAGCACCCGAAGGTCGCCGACGTCGCGATCTTCGCGAGGCCGGACGAGAGGCGGGGCGAGATCCCGGTGGCGGCCGTCGTCTTCAACCCCGGAGAGGGGATGACGCTCGACGACCTGACGATCTACTGCCAGGAGAGACTTGCCGGCTACAAGGTGCCCCGCGACATGGTCGTCCTCGACCACCTCCCCCGGGTGAGCGGCTGGAAACTCCTCAGGCGGACTCTCAGGGAAATGTATCCCGCATCATCGGGGAACTGA
- a CDS encoding CDC48 family AAA ATPase has protein sequence MPEMYLKVDRAYPEDQGGGKARLDPDTMLQMRLSPGDLVEIIGKRRTVAKVWRAMVSDWQQGKIRVDKFTRENAGIAVGDRILVRKAEQEIEAQRVVLAPPEDMPRQVPINFQSVVNHLIDFPVIKNDTVPIQAGLPFMQPQIVAFKAVTVEPEEAIIITKNTKVEFSEKPVAGFDGVRRISYEDIGGLKDELQRVRETIELPMRHPELFRKLGIDPPKGVLLYGPPGTGKTLIAKAVASESGAHFISIAGPEVISKYYGESEQRLREVFEDARQNAPSIIFIDELDSIAPKREDVTGEVERRVVAQLLTMMDGLEERGQVVVIGATNRLDAIDPALRRPGRFDREIEIGGPNEHDRTEIFRIHTRGMPLADDVSITDLARQTHGFVGADLAALAREGAIRALRRYMPEIDLEEEEIPPEILEKMEVTASDFREALRDVSPSAMREVLLEVPHITWNDVGGLESEKEEVREAVEYPLTSRERFDDLGIQPPRGVLLYGPPGTGKTLIARAVASESGANFIPVRGPQLLSKWVGESERAVREIFKKARQVAPSIIFFDELDALAPARGGGAETHVVESVLNQILTEMDGLTGRGDVVVMGATNRPDIVDPALLRPGRFDRLVYIGAPDRKSRAKIMDIHTRTMPIEGSAMNEAVAATEGLDGAGIEDILASFTSGAPIGIDTFRDAAAKAQKGQGDPLGAGARRRMIVDLLALRRITLEDPGRTALIDAIAGTTDGYVGSDLESLCREAGMFAMREKTGTVTKKHLETAAKKVHPTMNERLVDYYQRIRGFFKGGLPEKVQPPEYQ, from the coding sequence ATGCCGGAAATGTACCTTAAAGTGGACAGGGCATATCCTGAGGACCAGGGCGGGGGGAAGGCGCGCCTGGATCCCGACACCATGCTCCAGATGAGGCTCTCGCCCGGCGACCTCGTCGAGATCATCGGCAAACGCCGGACCGTCGCCAAGGTCTGGCGGGCAATGGTCTCCGACTGGCAGCAGGGGAAGATCAGGGTCGACAAGTTCACCAGGGAGAACGCCGGGATTGCGGTCGGCGACCGCATCCTTGTGCGAAAGGCAGAGCAGGAGATCGAGGCGCAGAGGGTCGTCCTCGCGCCTCCCGAGGACATGCCGCGGCAGGTCCCGATCAACTTCCAGAGCGTGGTCAACCACCTCATCGACTTCCCGGTGATCAAGAACGACACCGTCCCGATCCAGGCCGGGCTGCCCTTCATGCAGCCGCAGATCGTCGCGTTCAAGGCGGTGACCGTCGAGCCCGAGGAAGCGATCATCATCACCAAGAACACGAAGGTCGAGTTCTCGGAGAAACCGGTCGCGGGTTTCGACGGCGTAAGAAGGATCTCGTACGAGGACATCGGCGGCCTCAAGGACGAACTCCAGCGGGTGCGGGAGACGATCGAGCTTCCGATGCGCCACCCCGAACTCTTCAGGAAACTCGGGATCGACCCGCCGAAGGGCGTGCTCCTGTACGGCCCGCCGGGGACGGGGAAGACTCTCATCGCCAAGGCCGTCGCCTCGGAGTCGGGGGCGCACTTCATCTCCATCGCGGGGCCGGAAGTGATCTCGAAGTACTATGGCGAGTCCGAGCAGCGCCTGCGCGAGGTCTTCGAGGACGCACGGCAGAACGCCCCGTCGATCATCTTCATCGACGAACTCGACTCCATCGCCCCGAAGAGGGAGGACGTCACCGGAGAGGTGGAGAGGAGGGTCGTCGCCCAGTTGCTCACCATGATGGACGGCCTCGAAGAGAGGGGACAGGTCGTCGTCATCGGCGCCACGAACAGGCTCGACGCCATCGACCCGGCCCTGCGGCGGCCGGGACGCTTCGACAGGGAGATCGAGATCGGCGGGCCGAACGAGCATGACCGGACAGAGATCTTCAGGATCCATACCCGCGGCATGCCTCTCGCCGACGACGTCTCCATCACCGACCTCGCCAGGCAGACCCACGGTTTCGTGGGGGCCGACCTTGCGGCGCTCGCACGGGAAGGTGCGATCAGGGCGCTCAGGCGGTACATGCCCGAGATCGACCTCGAAGAAGAGGAGATCCCGCCGGAGATCCTGGAAAAGATGGAGGTGACAGCCTCTGACTTCAGGGAGGCGCTGCGCGACGTCTCCCCGAGCGCCATGCGCGAGGTGCTCCTCGAAGTCCCGCACATCACCTGGAACGACGTCGGCGGCCTGGAGTCGGAGAAAGAAGAGGTACGCGAGGCCGTCGAGTACCCGCTCACGAGCAGGGAGCGTTTCGACGACCTCGGCATCCAGCCGCCGCGGGGCGTCCTGCTGTACGGCCCGCCTGGGACGGGGAAGACCCTCATCGCGAGAGCCGTCGCCTCGGAGTCGGGAGCGAACTTCATCCCGGTGCGGGGCCCGCAGCTTCTCTCGAAGTGGGTCGGCGAGTCAGAACGCGCCGTGCGGGAGATCTTCAAGAAGGCCCGGCAGGTGGCGCCGTCGATCATCTTCTTCGACGAACTCGACGCCCTTGCCCCGGCACGGGGCGGCGGCGCCGAGACGCATGTGGTCGAGAGCGTCCTGAACCAGATCCTCACCGAGATGGACGGCCTGACAGGCCGGGGCGACGTCGTCGTGATGGGAGCGACGAACAGGCCGGACATCGTGGACCCGGCCCTCCTGCGGCCCGGCCGCTTCGACCGCCTCGTCTATATCGGGGCGCCCGACCGGAAGAGTCGGGCCAAGATCATGGACATCCACACCCGCACCATGCCGATCGAAGGCTCGGCCATGAACGAAGCGGTGGCGGCGACCGAGGGACTCGACGGCGCCGGGATCGAGGACATCCTCGCGTCGTTCACGTCAGGGGCCCCAATCGGCATCGACACCTTCAGGGACGCGGCCGCGAAGGCACAGAAGGGCCAGGGCGACCCACTCGGTGCGGGAGCACGGCGGCGGATGATCGTCGACCTCCTCGCGCTCAGGCGGATCACCCTCGAAGACCCGGGCAGGACCGCCCTTATCGACGCGATTGCCGGGACGACCGACGGGTACGTGGGCTCTGACCTGGAGTCGCTCTGCCGCGAGGCCGGGATGTTTGCGATGCGGGAGAAGACCGGCACCGTCACGAAAAAGCACCTGGAGACGGCGGCGAAGAAGGTGCACCCGACGATGAACGAGCGCCTCGTCGATTACTACCAGAGGATCCGCGGCTTCTTCAAAGGCGGCCTGCCCGAGAAGGTCCAGCCGCCCGAGTACCAGTAG
- the larC gene encoding nickel pincer cofactor biosynthesis protein LarC: MRILLLDPFHGAAGDMTIGALLDLGADEAQVRAAMASVVADPAFSRVERCGIGAVRVVTHAGPAHRDLAGVIARVETADAPPAAIERAKRVFGRIAAAEESVHGHAPHFHEVGADDAIADVIGACTALETLGVDGVAVLPVALGAGTVVAAHGTMPVPAPATLAVLRASALTATVGGGEGELCTPTGAALLAEFATLRPDQIGAAQVAAVGYGAGSRDPAGTPNVLRAVLLEREGVSGADEVDILETNVDDVTGEVLGHCMDLLFAAGARDVSVVPAVMKKGRAGHLVRVVCRPADAAPLTLILARELGTLGVRCIPSVHRSVLERRLMQVTAAVAGERHEVTVKVGYIGDVVSSVKAESDEVRAIASAAGVPVRTVARIVEDAAWKDLEERE, encoded by the coding sequence ATGCGGATTCTCCTTCTCGATCCTTTTCACGGCGCAGCCGGCGACATGACTATCGGGGCCCTCTTAGACCTCGGCGCAGACGAGGCGCAGGTGAGGGCGGCGATGGCCTCGGTGGTGGCCGACCCTGCCTTTTCCCGGGTGGAGCGGTGCGGCATCGGTGCGGTCAGGGTCGTCACCCATGCAGGCCCGGCCCACCGGGACCTTGCCGGGGTTATTGCGCGGGTGGAGACGGCCGATGCTCCGCCCGCGGCGATCGAACGGGCGAAACGGGTCTTCGGCCGGATCGCCGCTGCCGAGGAGAGCGTCCACGGGCATGCGCCGCACTTCCACGAGGTCGGGGCCGACGACGCGATCGCCGACGTGATCGGGGCGTGCACGGCCCTGGAAACCCTCGGCGTCGACGGCGTCGCCGTTCTCCCGGTCGCCCTGGGTGCGGGTACGGTGGTGGCGGCCCACGGCACGATGCCGGTGCCGGCCCCGGCGACCCTTGCGGTTCTCAGGGCCTCGGCCCTGACGGCGACGGTGGGAGGCGGCGAGGGCGAACTCTGCACGCCGACGGGTGCCGCACTCCTGGCCGAGTTCGCGACCCTCCGGCCCGATCAGATCGGGGCGGCACAGGTCGCCGCCGTCGGCTACGGCGCCGGCAGCCGCGACCCCGCGGGGACGCCGAATGTGCTGCGGGCTGTGCTCCTGGAGCGTGAGGGAGTCTCCGGCGCCGACGAGGTGGATATCCTGGAGACGAATGTGGACGATGTCACCGGCGAGGTGCTCGGCCACTGCATGGACCTCCTCTTTGCGGCCGGGGCAAGGGACGTCTCCGTCGTGCCGGCGGTGATGAAGAAGGGGCGGGCCGGCCACCTGGTGCGGGTCGTCTGCCGCCCCGCGGATGCGGCCCCCCTCACCCTGATCCTGGCGAGGGAACTCGGCACCCTCGGGGTGCGGTGCATCCCCTCGGTCCACCGGAGCGTGCTGGAGAGACGGCTGATGCAGGTGACGGCCGCGGTGGCAGGCGAGAGGCACGAGGTGACGGTGAAGGTCGGGTATATCGGCGACGTCGTCTCCTCGGTGAAGGCGGAGTCCGACGAGGTGCGGGCGATTGCCTCTGCGGCAGGCGTGCCCGTGCGGACGGTGGCCCGGATCGTCGAGGACGCCGCATGGAAGGACCTGGAGGAGAGGGAATGA